CTTTAACTGCTTTGAATTGAGGCATAAATAATCCTTGCTCATCTGTAAGAATAGACATTAGTAGTACAACACTATTATCTGACAATCCCCGAATCATATCTCTTAGTTTCAAAACTCTTCTTTCTTTACAGATAGTAAATTTTATATTTTTATTATAACTAGATATAAATTTCAAAAGTTCTTTTTGATTTGACCTCCCAGTTTCTGTCTCATCAACAAAAATTACAATCTCTTCAGTCTGAGAATGTAAATTAAGAATTAAATCTACAGTTTTTCGTAAATTAGGCTTTCCTATAACTCCAGTAAATAATTGATTCTCTTTTAACCAAGACTCTTCTAAACTATTAACACCACAAAAAACAATAGGAACATCTTGGAATAGTTCATCACCATATTCTTGTAAAAAATTAAAGGCTGCATCATCACAAGATATAATTACATCAAAGCTTTTATCTTTATATTTCAGCTTATAGAAGTTATATAGATCTGCTGAATATCTAGAATAATTATGATTATAACTATCCATATACTCTACAGCAATGAATTTGTTCTTATCCTTACTAAAAAAATCTTCTATTCCCTCTACAATATTATCAGACCAGAAATAGCCTTTATGATATGAATTAAGAATTAATATATCCTTTCTACCACTAGGTTGAGCATAAAGAAACTCAGCTGCTATAATTATTATAACTAAAGTCATTAACATCAACATTATCATAAATTTCTTATTAAAAATTAACATCTTCAATTTTTCCTACTTTCTATTTCTTAAAATTATTATATCTCTAATTAAATTGTCCATGTATAGGGTTCTAGAAGAAAGATAAAATTCCTGTAACTTCAGCAAGCTAAAATATTCTTATTGCTATTGAAATTTAATTTTTAATCTTATTTTTAGTATTAATCTTATACTAATCTCAAATACTAAAATTAAAATCTTTCTATAAGGAGTTGAACATATGTTTAGTCATGATAAACAACTTTTACATGAAGTAAAGGTCGATACACCAAATCCAGCTTATGCAACTATGCTACAAGAACAATTAGGTGGACCTAATGGAGAATTAAAAGCTGGACTTCAATATTTTGCTCAAAGCTTTAGAATTCAAGACCCTGAAATTAAAGATTTATTCTTAGATATTGCCACTGAAGAGTTTGGACATGCAGAAATGGTTGCCCAAACTATTAATCTACTAAATGGCCATGATGTAGCTAATACTCCTGATACTGTAGGACAGATAGAAGGACAAGTATTAGGTGGACTTTCACCATTGCTAGCAAATGCTTCTGGCGAACCCTTTACTGCCAATTATGTAAATGTCACTGGAGATGTAATTGCTGATATACTTTCTGATATAGCCGCTGAACAACGTGCAAAGGTAGTTTATGAATATCTACACCGCCAAATTGATGATCAAGGTGTTAGAGAAACTATAGACTTCTTATTAAATCGCGAAGAAGCACATAATGCTTTATTTAGAGAAGCATTAAATAAACTTCAACAAAAACCTCAATACTCTAATTATAATTTTGGGGTAACAGAAGATTCTAAGCTATATTTTGATTTATCCACTCCTGGCAGATACTTTGATAACCCTAATCCAACTGCTCCAAGTTTTGATAATCCTCGTAAAGTTGAGAATCGAGATAAAAGTCTCCAGCCGGTTTAATTATAATAAAAAAGATTGGCATCTGCCAACCTTTTTTATTGTTTCATTATTTATTTAGCAATTTAAATATAATATATTCTTGAATAATTATCAATAAATCAACAAAATATGATAGCCATTTACATGATTGTCATATTTCATATCTTTAAAATAAAAAACTATAACCCCTCAGTTAGGTTATAGTTTTTATTACTTCTCTTTACATTTTGGGCATAATCCATATATTTTCATTCTATGATCTAAGATAGTATATCCTGTCTCATTCTTTAATTTATTCTCAAACTCTTTCAAGGGACAAGATAAAGGCATAATATTATCACATTCTATACAAAGTAAATGGTGATGATGATGACCTTCATCAATTAGCTCAAACTTTTTCTCTTTACCCTTTAAATTCAAAGCTCTTACAATATTAACCTCCTGAAAAGAGTTTAGATTACGGTAAACTGTTGATAACCTTAATTTAGGATTCATAGCCTCTATTTTAGTAAATATATCTTGAGCTGATAATGGTCTATTACTAGCAAGTAATACTTCTAAGATTGTCTTTCTTTGTTTAGTCCACCTAATTCCTTTATCCTTTAATTTCTCTTCTAATAGATCTAAACTTTCCATATTACCACCTCATTTCAAGAAATTAATTACAAAATTTTTTATTAATCAATTATCATTAACATCTAAGGCTAATTCAGACCTTTTATAGAAATAAGTATTTACCTGCTTA
Above is a window of Orenia marismortui DSM 5156 DNA encoding:
- a CDS encoding Fur family transcriptional regulator translates to MESLDLLEEKLKDKGIRWTKQRKTILEVLLASNRPLSAQDIFTKIEAMNPKLRLSTVYRNLNSFQEVNIVRALNLKGKEKKFELIDEGHHHHHLLCIECDNIMPLSCPLKEFENKLKNETGYTILDHRMKIYGLCPKCKEK
- a CDS encoding manganese catalase family protein; protein product: MFSHDKQLLHEVKVDTPNPAYATMLQEQLGGPNGELKAGLQYFAQSFRIQDPEIKDLFLDIATEEFGHAEMVAQTINLLNGHDVANTPDTVGQIEGQVLGGLSPLLANASGEPFTANYVNVTGDVIADILSDIAAEQRAKVVYEYLHRQIDDQGVRETIDFLLNREEAHNALFREALNKLQQKPQYSNYNFGVTEDSKLYFDLSTPGRYFDNPNPTAPSFDNPRKVENRDKSLQPV